The Oculatellaceae cyanobacterium genome contains a region encoding:
- a CDS encoding CHAT domain-containing protein: MSAFENPCLTVAIDRLTYGRLNFDASIQAEHFAIWVLKAPCPGAYVHSDRNWTENLTQAWLAWQEMFNLRGLPHVPLVHHITGEMRGKPAWTLPPQPNAAATAPMPSYGSRLMQHLGISLWEWVFDGSIENSFAQSEGIAIGQTKPLRVRLEIRDPDLIPLPWEIMQPQAGKPAISLSQHLLFSRTTSDVYPLQPVKTEQALNILLVLGQETAPESSSGGGLKLEQEANVLAKVLGNGTAPAYNANAVNAAPCHVDVLVQPTPTELIKALETENYNIFFYAGHGVPAPDGGLLFLSPDSTLNGTELAQVLVRCQVKLAVFNACWGAQPDQDNYKAIPRSSLAEVLIHHGVPAVLGMRDSIADEEALTFIQSFAQALVQRMPIDQAVAVSRQQLLTIYKFNQPAWTLPVLYMHPEFDGVLLNPIGEGITELPGIPLKLLGESTPIASLRSLEEIGKIWQIRGTRMRVGRSQDNDLVIEKPEVSRKHAEIIVRDAFSSNQVQYQYFLRDQSSFGTFLLTGNGWQKVHHQEVILESGAKLKFGSTESQTMEFIIDWKL; this comes from the coding sequence ATGTCTGCCTTTGAAAATCCCTGCCTTACTGTAGCTATCGATCGCCTGACCTATGGACGATTAAACTTTGATGCGTCTATACAGGCAGAACACTTCGCTATCTGGGTACTAAAAGCTCCTTGTCCTGGAGCTTATGTTCACTCTGACCGTAATTGGACTGAGAATTTAACTCAGGCTTGGTTGGCATGGCAAGAAATGTTTAATTTACGCGGTCTGCCTCATGTTCCGCTTGTACATCATATTACAGGGGAGATGCGCGGTAAGCCCGCTTGGACATTGCCGCCACAGCCCAACGCCGCAGCTACTGCACCGATGCCCAGCTATGGCAGTCGTTTGATGCAACACTTGGGAATTAGCCTTTGGGAATGGGTGTTTGATGGCTCAATTGAAAATAGTTTTGCTCAAAGTGAAGGAATTGCCATTGGGCAGACTAAACCTCTGCGCGTAAGATTGGAAATTCGTGACCCTGATTTAATTCCCCTACCTTGGGAAATTATGCAACCACAGGCTGGGAAACCAGCAATTTCTCTCAGCCAACACTTGCTATTTAGCCGCACTACTAGCGACGTTTACCCACTACAACCAGTTAAAACTGAGCAAGCATTAAATATTTTATTGGTACTAGGACAAGAAACTGCTCCTGAATCTAGTTCCGGTGGTGGTTTAAAGCTGGAACAAGAAGCCAATGTTTTAGCTAAAGTTCTGGGAAATGGAACAGCCCCAGCCTATAATGCAAATGCTGTAAATGCGGCTCCTTGTCACGTAGATGTATTGGTACAACCAACACCTACGGAACTTATTAAAGCTTTAGAAACAGAAAATTATAATATCTTTTTCTATGCTGGTCACGGTGTCCCAGCACCAGATGGTGGGTTGTTGTTTTTATCTCCTGATTCAACTCTCAATGGTACAGAATTAGCCCAGGTTTTAGTTCGTTGTCAGGTAAAATTGGCTGTGTTTAATGCCTGTTGGGGCGCTCAACCAGATCAAGATAATTACAAAGCAATTCCCCGTAGTAGCTTGGCAGAGGTGTTAATTCATCATGGGGTTCCTGCGGTTTTGGGGATGCGTGACTCGATTGCTGATGAGGAAGCTTTAACTTTTATTCAATCTTTTGCTCAAGCTTTAGTACAACGAATGCCTATTGATCAGGCAGTGGCTGTGTCAAGGCAACAATTGTTAACAATCTACAAGTTTAATCAACCTGCCTGGACTTTGCCCGTTCTGTATATGCACCCAGAATTTGATGGTGTACTACTTAATCCTATTGGGGAGGGAATTACTGAATTACCAGGTATTCCTTTGAAATTATTAGGAGAAAGCACACCCATAGCTTCTTTGCGTTCATTGGAAGAAATAGGTAAAATTTGGCAAATTCGCGGTACACGGATGCGAGTAGGACGTAGCCAGGATAATGATCTGGTAATTGAGAAGCCGGAAGTTTCTAGAAAACACGCTGAAATTATTGTGCGTGATGCTTTTTCTAGCAATCAAGTCCAGTATCAATACTTTTTACGAGATCAATCTAGTTTTGGCACATTCCTTTTAACAGGCAATGGCTGGCAAAAAGTCCACCATCAGGAGGTTATTCTGGAATCTGGAGCCAAGCTAAAGTTTGGAAGTACTGAAAGTCAAACAATGGAATTTATCATTGATTGGAAATTGTAG
- a CDS encoding sulfate/molybdate ABC transporter ATP-binding protein: MAIIVQDVSKQFGSFKAVEKVSLEIKTGSLVALLGPSGSGKSTLLRLIAGLEAPDSGRIIIAGEDSTYKSVQKRGIGFVFQHYALFKHLTVRQNIGFAMELRKASKSRTRERVELLLELVQLQGLGDRYPSQLSGGQRQRVALARALAVEPQVLLLDEPFGALDAKVRKDLRAWLRRLHDEVHVTTVFVTHDQEEAMEVSDEIVIMNKGKVEQIGTPAQIYDNPATPFVMSFIGPVNVLPSSLRLFAAQNFDKLSSHVFVRPHDLVIEHKPIETGTSAKVQRVINLGWEVQAELILEDGSLINAILPRERFEQLNLAPQQKVYVRPKAPRAFPAYSSN, from the coding sequence GTGGCTATTATCGTCCAAGACGTATCTAAACAATTTGGTAGTTTCAAAGCCGTTGAAAAAGTTAGCCTAGAAATTAAAACTGGCTCTTTAGTGGCACTTCTGGGGCCATCTGGGTCTGGCAAATCAACTTTATTGCGACTAATAGCTGGGTTAGAAGCTCCAGATTCAGGCAGAATTATCATTGCCGGGGAAGATTCTACCTATAAAAGCGTGCAAAAACGCGGTATTGGGTTTGTTTTTCAGCATTACGCTTTGTTCAAGCACTTAACCGTGCGCCAGAATATTGGTTTTGCTATGGAGTTGCGGAAAGCATCGAAAAGCAGAACGAGGGAGCGAGTAGAACTACTCCTAGAGCTAGTACAATTGCAAGGATTAGGCGATCGCTATCCCTCACAACTGTCTGGTGGTCAACGACAACGGGTAGCACTGGCACGGGCGCTAGCAGTTGAACCCCAAGTCCTCTTACTAGATGAACCTTTTGGGGCATTAGATGCTAAAGTTCGCAAAGATTTACGCGCCTGGTTGCGTCGCCTTCATGATGAAGTTCATGTAACGACTGTTTTTGTTACCCACGATCAGGAAGAGGCAATGGAAGTCTCTGATGAAATTGTGATTATGAACAAAGGCAAAGTCGAACAAATTGGCACTCCAGCACAAATTTATGACAACCCCGCCACACCTTTTGTGATGAGCTTTATTGGGCCTGTTAACGTTCTACCTTCATCCTTACGGCTGTTCGCAGCCCAAAACTTCGATAAACTTTCTTCTCATGTTTTTGTCCGCCCACATGATTTGGTGATAGAACATAAACCTATTGAGACTGGTACTTCTGCAAAAGTTCAGCGCGTAATTAATTTAGGTTGGGAAGTCCAAGCCGAATTAATTTTAGAAGATGGCTCACTAATTAACGCTATCCTGCCACGAGAACGTTTTGAACAGTTAAATTTGGCTCCGCAACAAAAGGTTTATGTCAGACCAAAAGCTCCAAGAGCTTTTCCAGCTTATTCTTCAAATTGA
- a CDS encoding PrsW family glutamic-type intramembrane protease, with translation MTFQPSSAFIRNLSANSTVGVQTPLYPLPSDQEVVIGREPSCQIVLNNNYGAVSRRHIAIRPLPPHGGLSAWEICDLNSANGTYINGERLQGCQKLQPGDRITLGLNGAEFLFEYQQSYNTQAVATPVTPYQKTAVATPQTPAINNSNNSQPNAVSFSQLFPIVSTGRDLTKKAFLVPAIITVIFVVLMFATVGQPNATYFNLILVAIYLAGAAYYFVYQLCGKRKPWWLLFGSAITTILILLSPILPLFIIIFRGILPGNLPNPGEAVSFPILLIRMLFGAGLLEELLKALPVILALLIGKQLPNRWRERIGINEPLDGILLGTASAVGFTLFETLGQYVPQTIQTLGAEAGLQLLIPRIIGSIAGHMAYSGYLGYFIGLSVLKPSQRWRILAIGYLSAAGMHALWNSTGFYSGLLLVLVGIMSYAFLAAAILKARELSPTRSQNFATRFFQ, from the coding sequence ATGACATTTCAACCCTCCAGTGCTTTTATAAGAAATTTGTCTGCCAATTCTACAGTGGGTGTACAAACTCCTTTGTATCCACTACCTTCAGATCAAGAAGTAGTAATTGGGCGTGAACCTAGTTGCCAAATAGTCCTCAATAATAATTATGGCGCTGTCTCGCGCAGACATATAGCAATTCGTCCATTGCCACCGCATGGCGGTTTATCTGCTTGGGAAATTTGCGACTTAAATAGTGCTAATGGCACTTATATTAATGGGGAACGCCTACAAGGATGCCAAAAATTACAACCAGGCGATCGCATAACTTTAGGCTTAAACGGGGCTGAATTTCTTTTTGAATATCAACAATCTTACAACACTCAAGCAGTAGCAACGCCAGTAACACCATATCAAAAAACAGCCGTCGCGACTCCTCAAACACCAGCTATTAATAATTCCAATAATTCTCAGCCTAACGCGGTAAGCTTTTCTCAGTTATTTCCCATTGTTTCCACTGGCAGAGATTTAACTAAAAAAGCTTTTTTAGTACCAGCTATTATTACAGTAATATTTGTAGTATTAATGTTTGCTACTGTAGGTCAGCCAAACGCTACTTACTTTAATTTAATTTTAGTAGCAATTTACCTTGCTGGTGCTGCCTATTATTTTGTTTACCAATTATGCGGTAAGCGCAAACCTTGGTGGCTACTGTTTGGTTCAGCTATTACAACTATACTAATTTTATTAAGCCCAATACTACCATTATTTATCATAATTTTTCGTGGCATCCTACCTGGAAATTTACCAAATCCAGGTGAAGCAGTTAGCTTTCCTATCTTACTAATTCGGATGTTGTTTGGTGCTGGATTATTAGAAGAGTTGCTTAAAGCTTTGCCTGTAATCTTAGCTTTATTAATTGGAAAACAACTGCCTAACCGTTGGCGAGAACGTATTGGTATAAATGAACCGCTTGATGGAATTTTATTAGGTACAGCTTCAGCAGTGGGCTTTACACTTTTTGAAACATTAGGACAATATGTCCCTCAAACTATCCAAACTTTAGGTGCAGAAGCAGGTTTACAACTATTAATTCCCAGAATAATTGGATCTATTGCTGGTCACATGGCTTATAGTGGCTATCTGGGCTATTTTATCGGGTTAAGTGTACTTAAACCGAGCCAACGCTGGCGGATTTTAGCTATTGGTTATTTAAGTGCGGCAGGAATGCACGCTCTTTGGAACTCCACAGGCTTTTATAGTGGGTTGTTGTTGGTATTAGTAGGCATAATGTCTTATGCTTTTTTAGCTGCGGCAATTCTTAAAGCAAGGGAATTATCACCGACGCGATCGCAAAACTTCGCTACCCGCTTTTTTCAATGA
- a CDS encoding LysR substrate-binding domain-containing protein: protein MTLEQLRIFLAVAENLHFTRAAETLYITQPAVSAAIQNLEQEYSVKLFHRIGRHIEITEAGKLLQVEAQKILEQVALTERGLRELNNLERGELKLGASLTIGNYWLPEKISQFKRKYPGILVNCTLGNAEEICEGTANGLFDLGLVTGEVKPVLKSCLQQEVVGSDRLEIVVGKSHPWFGCTEIPLTKLDQTDWVMRESGSGTQQMFEQALRQWGIDPTELNVVLVLSSSEMVKAVVEGGVGAAAIPEVMVTKELQLSTLHAIKIVDIQKQGNPACLEIVQPVLKLKHQQRFQTRLSIVFEEILII, encoded by the coding sequence GTGACGCTGGAACAGTTACGTATTTTCCTAGCTGTGGCAGAAAATTTGCATTTCACTCGTGCAGCCGAAACGCTCTATATTACCCAACCTGCGGTGAGTGCCGCCATCCAAAATTTAGAACAAGAATATAGTGTGAAGTTATTTCATCGCATTGGTCGTCATATTGAAATTACCGAGGCGGGGAAACTCCTCCAAGTTGAAGCCCAAAAAATTCTTGAACAGGTGGCGTTGACCGAACGAGGATTGCGGGAATTAAATAATTTAGAACGGGGTGAGTTAAAGTTGGGAGCCAGTCTTACCATTGGTAACTACTGGCTACCCGAAAAAATTAGCCAATTTAAACGCAAGTATCCTGGAATTTTAGTTAACTGTACCTTGGGTAATGCTGAAGAGATTTGTGAAGGCACAGCCAATGGATTATTTGATTTAGGTTTGGTAACGGGAGAAGTCAAACCAGTGTTAAAAAGCTGCCTACAGCAAGAAGTTGTGGGAAGCGATCGCTTAGAAATTGTTGTTGGTAAATCTCATCCTTGGTTTGGATGTACAGAAATTCCCCTGACAAAACTTGATCAGACAGATTGGGTCATGCGAGAAAGCGGTTCTGGAACACAACAGATGTTTGAGCAAGCTTTACGTCAGTGGGGGATTGATCCGACAGAATTAAATGTTGTTTTAGTCTTGAGTAGTAGCGAAATGGTCAAGGCAGTAGTTGAAGGTGGTGTCGGTGCAGCAGCTATTCCAGAAGTTATGGTAACTAAAGAATTACAACTTTCTACACTTCATGCTATTAAAATTGTAGATATTCAAAAACAAGGTAATCCAGCTTGTTTAGAAATCGTTCAACCAGTATTAAAGCTGAAACATCAACAACGTTTTCAGACTCGGCTCTCAATAGTATTTGAGGAAATATTAATAATTTGA
- a CDS encoding cadmium resistance transporter has protein sequence MSEFLPAISTGLASFTATNIDDIVILSVFFSQVNAIFRRRHIVTGQYLGFGALVGASLPGFFGSLIIPQDYIGILGVVPIAIGLNRWLNPDTDDSDSPNETPAPQNSLLSSVLSPQTYGVAAVTVANGSDNISIYVPLFANSTWESLLVIVSVFFSLVGVWCYTAYKLTQTKAIANVLTQYGNSLVPFVLMALGVSILIESNTLASIPLTLLTLIAGGCCWLMINKNKPSEVENY, from the coding sequence ATGAGTGAATTTTTACCTGCAATCAGCACAGGATTAGCATCTTTTACCGCCACAAATATTGATGATATTGTGATTCTGTCAGTATTTTTCTCGCAAGTAAATGCTATTTTCCGCCGTCGCCACATCGTTACTGGTCAATATTTAGGTTTTGGTGCTTTGGTTGGTGCTAGTCTTCCTGGTTTCTTTGGAAGTTTAATTATTCCCCAAGATTATATTGGTATTTTAGGTGTTGTACCGATCGCGATCGGACTAAATCGTTGGTTAAATCCCGACACAGATGATTCCGACTCACCCAATGAAACACCAGCGCCTCAGAACTCCCTATTATCCAGTGTTCTATCTCCTCAAACTTACGGCGTAGCGGCGGTAACAGTTGCTAATGGTAGCGACAACATTAGTATTTATGTACCGTTATTTGCTAACAGCACTTGGGAAAGTTTATTAGTGATAGTGAGCGTATTCTTTTCCCTGGTAGGAGTTTGGTGCTATACAGCTTACAAATTAACACAGACGAAAGCGATCGCCAATGTCCTAACTCAGTACGGTAACAGTCTAGTACCTTTTGTTTTGATGGCGTTAGGTGTTTCCATCCTGATAGAAAGTAATACGTTAGCAAGTATTCCTTTAACTCTACTTACACTTATAGCTGGTGGATGTTGTTGGTTGATGATCAATAAAAACAAGCCATCTGAAGTTGAAAACTATTAA
- a CDS encoding protein phosphatase 2C domain-containing protein, which translates to MHNPVATINCPNPQCQTPNPLDHNFCQKCRTPLIKRYLRAVGEAIDGDLGGSILAGRYLSKGNRILLDTQPSLPPETTEDIPQAIAPYLKLSPYKLHIPQVYGLITRSQDQHPVWLLEQVPVYSGGVDSSVEGQLMPELADAWKTSPGLRQLNWLWQIAQLWHPLNTYNVTASLLTPGLLRVEGSIVRLLDLQPDNATTTLQQLGKLWSQWVEQSQPVIKNFLVQLCQQLEAGEISQSDQLVALLERGIAKCGSSQTNAYQIATLSDTGPVRRRNEDACYPPSSSTGATQTNNLSLAIVCDGIGGHEGGDIASSLAIETIRERVENLSASWDWHPTTVSVELENSACVANDMISQRNDTEQRQERQRMGTTVVMALAHQYEIYITHVGDSRVYRVSRTGCRQVTLDDDLASREVRLGYSLYRDALQHPASGSLVQALGMGGSGMLHPTVQRFIVDEDCIFLLCTDGLSDYDRVDQYWESELLPILDGQVNLATAAQRLVQIANSQNGHDNVTVALVHCQVRQGDKTGHQLSAPAAASLAEDPSPADPSRIKTQRLSSNPPPKRTGMLLGIFLLMGLFGGLAYGFVSGLLPGVILSSAPKQSPANSEQPSPTPSDSSTSGLGVRSLRLIKSDTTKDALGKPIPLLLLPGIAQPKSKALGLVPANSVLEVIPKSSTEQDNWLHLQVCSLPQTLKSNPPTAKSPQERSPRPSVQWQAPPINKSPAINSKPTTARYFLVQPGDSGWIRAKELLAVSTSNPTVNKTQLGNCASNTESGSATSTPAPKPSTSP; encoded by the coding sequence ATGCACAATCCTGTGGCAACAATTAACTGCCCTAATCCCCAATGTCAGACTCCCAACCCTCTAGATCATAATTTTTGTCAAAAATGTCGCACACCTCTAATTAAGCGTTATTTGAGGGCGGTGGGTGAAGCAATAGATGGTGATTTAGGTGGCTCAATACTGGCAGGTCGCTATCTATCTAAGGGGAACAGGATTCTGCTAGATACCCAACCTAGTTTACCTCCTGAAACAACTGAAGACATACCACAAGCGATCGCACCTTATTTGAAGCTTTCGCCGTATAAGCTACATATTCCCCAAGTATACGGACTAATCACGCGATCGCAGGATCAGCATCCAGTCTGGTTACTAGAGCAAGTACCTGTCTATTCAGGTGGCGTGGATAGCTCAGTTGAAGGTCAGTTAATGCCAGAACTAGCGGATGCTTGGAAAACCTCCCCTGGGCTACGTCAGCTTAATTGGCTATGGCAGATTGCTCAACTGTGGCATCCCCTAAATACTTATAATGTAACTGCTAGTTTACTGACACCAGGACTACTGCGAGTAGAAGGGTCTATAGTAAGGCTGTTAGATTTACAACCCGATAATGCCACAACCACGCTACAACAGCTAGGTAAATTGTGGTCGCAATGGGTAGAACAATCACAGCCAGTAATCAAGAATTTTTTAGTACAGCTTTGCCAGCAGTTAGAAGCAGGTGAAATCAGCCAATCGGATCAACTGGTCGCACTGCTAGAGCGGGGAATCGCTAAATGTGGTTCTTCACAAACTAACGCTTATCAAATTGCCACACTTAGCGATACAGGCCCTGTTCGTCGTCGCAATGAAGATGCCTGCTATCCACCCAGTAGCTCAACAGGCGCTACTCAAACTAATAATCTATCTCTAGCAATAGTTTGTGATGGAATTGGCGGGCATGAAGGAGGCGATATTGCCTCTAGCTTGGCAATTGAAACTATCCGAGAGCGAGTAGAAAATCTATCTGCTAGTTGGGATTGGCATCCAACTACCGTCAGCGTGGAATTGGAAAACTCAGCCTGTGTCGCTAATGACATGATTAGCCAACGTAACGATACAGAACAACGGCAAGAGCGCCAACGCATGGGTACAACAGTAGTGATGGCGTTAGCACACCAATATGAAATTTATATTACCCATGTAGGAGACAGCCGTGTTTATAGAGTGAGCCGTACAGGTTGTCGTCAAGTAACCTTAGATGATGATTTGGCTTCGCGAGAAGTCCGACTAGGATATTCTTTGTATCGAGATGCCTTACAGCATCCAGCGTCTGGCTCTTTAGTACAAGCTTTGGGAATGGGTGGCTCAGGGATGTTGCATCCAACAGTGCAGCGCTTTATTGTTGACGAAGATTGTATTTTTTTGCTCTGCACTGATGGGTTAAGTGACTATGATCGGGTAGATCAATATTGGGAATCAGAGCTTTTACCCATTTTAGATGGTCAGGTAAATTTGGCAACTGCGGCTCAAAGGTTAGTACAGATTGCTAATAGCCAAAATGGACACGACAATGTGACAGTTGCGTTGGTGCATTGTCAGGTAAGACAAGGGGATAAAACTGGGCATCAATTATCAGCGCCAGCAGCAGCGAGTTTAGCTGAAGATCCTAGCCCTGCCGATCCATCTCGCATAAAAACGCAGCGCTTGTCATCAAATCCTCCTCCCAAGCGTACTGGGATGCTATTAGGAATATTTTTACTGATGGGATTATTTGGAGGACTAGCTTATGGGTTTGTTTCTGGGCTTTTGCCTGGAGTTATTTTAAGTTCTGCTCCTAAACAATCACCAGCGAATTCTGAGCAACCCTCTCCAACCCCTAGTGATTCATCTACTTCGGGATTAGGAGTGCGATCGCTACGCCTAATTAAGAGTGATACTACAAAAGATGCTTTGGGTAAACCAATTCCCCTGTTGCTGCTCCCTGGAATTGCTCAACCCAAAAGTAAGGCACTTGGATTAGTTCCAGCTAACAGTGTTTTGGAAGTAATCCCAAAATCATCTACAGAGCAGGACAATTGGCTACATCTGCAAGTTTGCTCTCTGCCTCAAACTCTCAAATCAAACCCACCTACAGCAAAATCACCTCAAGAGCGATCGCCACGCCCCAGTGTACAATGGCAAGCTCCCCCGATTAACAAATCACCTGCAATAAATTCAAAACCTACCACAGCTAGGTATTTTTTAGTACAACCAGGAGACTCTGGATGGATTCGAGCAAAAGAACTTCTCGCGGTGAGTACCTCAAACCCAACTGTCAATAAAACTCAGCTAGGTAACTGTGCTAGTAATACTGAATCTGGCTCCGCGACCTCAACACCAGCCCCAAAACCAAGCACATCTCCTTAG
- a CDS encoding DUF1003 domain-containing protein: MKPTQSAQNVADTEQQTESLTKAELKKLPPKPSEKTATLGQRVADAMAARVGSWAFLIGQTTVLAGWVGCNLTPGMPHWDEQPFILLNLVFSFASAYTAPIVLMSQNRQSDVEREDAAYNHQVNLKTAHDLELLHKKIDELHELRSIKLEGLTQMLQQQQGNEIKITVSPAPVAGSNGKSPNLNEPSVLLPAVFSPLPIVNEKTQEEFFNQTDNNQYSASSSLYSTNLLISAYVNQNQPKA, encoded by the coding sequence ATGAAACCAACACAATCCGCCCAAAATGTAGCCGATACAGAACAACAAACCGAATCTCTCACCAAAGCAGAACTGAAAAAACTGCCCCCCAAACCAAGTGAGAAAACAGCAACACTTGGTCAGCGAGTAGCTGATGCAATGGCGGCTAGAGTTGGTTCTTGGGCATTTCTGATTGGACAAACTACTGTTTTGGCAGGATGGGTTGGCTGCAACCTTACGCCTGGAATGCCTCATTGGGACGAGCAACCATTTATTTTGCTCAATTTAGTCTTTTCGTTTGCCTCAGCTTATACAGCACCAATTGTGTTAATGAGTCAAAATCGTCAGTCGGATGTAGAGCGAGAAGATGCTGCCTATAACCATCAAGTAAATTTGAAAACTGCCCACGATTTAGAACTACTACATAAAAAAATAGATGAGTTGCATGAATTGCGGTCAATCAAGTTAGAAGGGCTGACACAAATGCTTCAGCAGCAACAGGGCAATGAAATCAAAATTACTGTATCGCCTGCACCTGTCGCTGGTAGCAATGGTAAATCACCTAACTTGAACGAACCCAGCGTACTTCTCCCTGCTGTTTTTAGCCCATTACCAATAGTCAATGAAAAGACTCAAGAAGAGTTTTTTAATCAAACTGATAACAATCAATATTCTGCTTCAAGTTCGTTATATAGCACAAATCTTTTGATCAGCGCCTACGTTAATCAAAATCAGCCGAAAGCATAA
- the def gene encoding peptide deformylase yields MPSLVAVEKQKLEKPPLEIHYLGDRVLRQPAKRISSVDNEIRQIVREMLQTMYSADGIGLAAPQVAVNKQLIVIDCEPDNPAAPPLILINPTIKRASREVCADQEGCLSIPGVYMDVIRPEMVEVSYKDEQGRPKTIKATGLLSRAIQHEMDHLNGVLFVDRVDNALALTEELKKKGFSVQAVKPVTEGASK; encoded by the coding sequence ATGCCATCTCTAGTTGCTGTTGAAAAGCAAAAGTTAGAAAAACCCCCTTTAGAGATCCATTATTTAGGCGATCGCGTCCTCCGACAACCCGCCAAGCGTATTTCTAGCGTAGATAATGAAATTCGGCAAATAGTCCGAGAAATGCTGCAAACCATGTACAGTGCCGATGGTATCGGTCTAGCAGCGCCTCAAGTAGCCGTTAACAAACAATTAATTGTCATAGACTGCGAACCAGATAACCCAGCAGCGCCACCCTTAATTTTAATTAACCCAACCATCAAGCGTGCTAGTCGTGAAGTGTGCGCCGATCAAGAAGGTTGTCTCAGCATCCCTGGAGTTTACATGGATGTAATTAGACCTGAAATGGTAGAAGTTTCATACAAAGACGAACAAGGTCGCCCTAAAACCATCAAAGCTACAGGATTACTTTCTCGTGCCATTCAACACGAAATGGATCACCTAAATGGTGTATTATTTGTTGATCGTGTAGACAATGCTTTAGCTTTAACTGAAGAATTGAAAAAGAAAGGTTTTTCAGTTCAAGCAGTTAAACCCGTAACTGAAGGCGCTTCTAAATAA